In Triticum aestivum cultivar Chinese Spring chromosome 5B, IWGSC CS RefSeq v2.1, whole genome shotgun sequence, the following proteins share a genomic window:
- the LOC123112333 gene encoding mechanosensitive ion channel protein 5 encodes MDLPRKGSIKSYGSSRSASFDFDQDKNRGRREVVVKINDDVSIAGVGASSFSLKAPTGPDYTAVPVTGSGGSSAPASPTGVGSRFAESFSFKNRPPQSPPSPARAEGECSEDPPGRLIDNFLRKQAAAGGDLAIDPELEMEEMRRLLNVPSPSRVAFQQDPRKRFCPSGSSSSSSDGGGANARKKAAAKAGAGADQAEVLRCSSSSTGNGLLPRCKTRSRLMDPPPPSSGSTTEGEQRDRKSFVMQGGVPPKSGQLRSGLLNRSGFLGKAGGHDVEEDDDPFVDEDLAADSKPDTVDCLIILEWVGLVIILVLLVCSVTIPTLATKKVSGLHLWKWEVLICVLICGRLMSGWIIRMAVFFVERNFLLRKKVLYFVYGVRRAVRNVLWLGVALVAWHLLFDKDAQREQDTHALVLLYVTKVLCCLLVATAIRLVKTLLLKVLASSFHVSTFFDRIQDALFNQYVIETLSGPPLVDESRMLAEVQRLQSAGANMPSDLQAAAMPSKAAAAAPAPPKGARLTAAASRRGASKQLQRQKSERHLEENSISIDQLHRLSQKNISAWSMKRLMKIVRYGALTTMDEQIKHATGPDQEDELATQIHSEYEAKVAAKRIFQNVAKPGSKHIYLSDLMRFMRQEEALKAMDLFEGAQEQNRVSKRSLKNWVVNAFRERKALALTLNDTKTAVNKLHHMANVVVALIVFALWLLILGFATTKTFVFLSSQLLVAAFIFGNTLKTIFEAIIFLFVMHPFDVGDRCEVDGMQVVVEEMNIMTTIFLRYDNLKVYYPNSKLATLPIMNYYRSPDMGDAVDFSVNVATPPEKLALMKERLMHYLDNKKEHWYPGSMVVLRDIDDTNRLKISIWCRHTINFQDMGMRFDRRELILQEMMKILRDLDIEYRMLPLDINVRNAPPINSTRMPTTWALNF; translated from the exons ATGGATCTTCCGCGGAAGGGCAGCATCAAGTCGTACGGCTCGTCGCGCTCGGCGTCCTTCGACTTTGACCAGGACAAGAACCGCGGCCGCCGGGAGGTCGTCGTCAAGATCAACGACGACGTCTCCATCGCCGGCGTGGGCGCCAGCTCCTTCTCCCTCAAAGCGCCCACCGGGCCGGACTACACCGCCGTCCCCGTGACCGGCTCGGGCGGGTCGAGCGCGCCGGCCTCGCCCACCGGTGTGGGGAGCCGCTTCGCCGAGTCATTCAGCTTCAAGAACCGCCCGCCGCAGTCCCCTCCGTCGCCGGCGAGGGCCGAGGGGGAGTGCAGCGAGGACCCGCCCGGCCGCCTCATCGACAACTTCCTGCGGAAGCAGGCCGCTGCCGGCGGTGACCTAGCGATCGACCCCGAGCTCGAGATGGAGGAGATGCGGCGGCTCCTTAACGTCCCCTCCCCTTCCCGCGTCGCCTTCCAGCAGGATCCGCGCAAGCGCTTCTGCCCGTcgggctcctcttcctcctcgtccgacGGCGGCGGCGCCAACGCCCGGAAGAAGGCCGCCGCCAAAGCGGGAGCAGGAGCCGACCAAGCCGAGGTGCTACGCTGCTCGTCGTCGTCCACTGGCAACGGTCTGCTGCCGCGCTGCAAGACGCGGTCCCGGCTAATGGACCCCCCACCGCCGTCGAGCGGGTCGACCACCGAGGGGGAGCAGCGCGACCGCAAGTCGTTCGTGATGCAGGGCGGCGTGCCGCCCAAGTCCGGGCAGCTCCGGTCGGGCCTCCTCAACAGGTCGGGCTTCCTCGGCAAGGCCGGCGGGCACGACGTGGAAGAGGACGACGACCCGTTCGTGGACGAGGACCTCGCCGCCGACTCCAAGCCCGACACGGTGGACTGCCTCATCATCCTGGAGTGGGTGGGCCTGGTGATCATCCTGGTCCTGCTGGTGTGCAGCGTCACCATCCCGACCCTGGCCACGAAGAAGGTCTCGGGGCTCCACCTGTGGAAGTGGGAGGTGCTCATCTGCGTGCTCATCTGCGGCCGCCTCATGTCCGGCTGGATCATCCGCATGGCCGTCTTCTTCGTGGAGCGCAACTTCCTGCTCCGGAAGAAGGTGCTCTACTTCGTGTACGGCGTGCGGCGCGCCGTGCGCAACGTGCTCTGGCTGGGCGTGGCGCTGGTGGCGTGGCACCTGCTGTTCGACAAGGACGCGCAGCGGGAGCAGGACACGCACGCGCTGGTGCTGCTCTACGTCACCAAGGTGCTCTGCTGCCTGCTGGTGGCCACCGCCATCCGGCTGGTGAAGACGCTGCTGCTCAAGGTGCTCGCCTCCTCCTTCCACGTCTCCACCTTCTTCGACCGGATCCAGGACGCGCTCTTCAACCAGTACGTCATCGAGACGCTCTCCGGCCCGCCCTTGGTCGACGAGAGCCGCATGCTCGCGGAGGTGCAGCGCCTGCAGAGCGCCGGGGCCAACATGCCCAGCGATCTCCAGGCGGCGGCCATGCCCAgcaaggccgccgccgccgctccggcgccGCCCAAGGGCGCGCGGCTCACGGCAGCGGCGTCCCGGAGAGGGGCCAGCAAGCAGCTGCAGAGGCAGAAGAGCGAGCGGCACCTGGAGGAGAACTCCATCTCCATCGACCAGCTCCACAGGCTGAGCCAGAAGAACATCTCCGCGTGGAGCAtgaagaggttgatgaagatcgtCCGCTACGGCGCGCTGACGACCATGGACGAGCAGATCAAGCACGCCACGGGGCCGGACCAGGAGGACGAGCTGGCCACGCAGATACACAGCGAGTACGAGGCCAAGGTCGCCGCCAAGAGGATCTTCCAGAACGTCGCCAAGCCTGGATCCAA GCACATATACCTGTCGGACCTGATGCGCTTCATGAGGCAGGAGGAGGCCCTGAAGGCCATGGACCTCTTCGAGGGGGCGCAGGAGCAGAACAGGGTGAGCAAGCGGTCGCTCAAGAACTGGGTGGTGAACGCGTTCCGGGAGCGCAAGGCCCTCGCCCTCACGCTCAACGACACCAAGACGGCCGTCAACAAGCTCCACCACATGGCCAACGTCGTGGTGGCGCTCATCGTGTTCGCGCTCTGGCTCCTCATCCTCGGCTTCGCCACCACCAAGACCTTCGTCTTCCTCAGCTCGCAGCTCCTCGTCGCCGCCTTCATCTTCGGCAACACCCTCAAGACCATCTTCGAggccatcatcttcctcttcgtcaTGCACCCTTTCGACGTCGGCGATCGATGCGAGGTCGACGGGATGCAG GTGGTCGTAGAGGAGATGAACATCATGACCACCATCTTCCTACGCTACGACAACCTCAAGGTCTACTACCCCAACAGCAAGCTCGCCACCCTGCCCATCATGAACTACTACAGGAGCCCGGACATGGGAGACGCCGTCGACTTCTCTGTCAACGTCGCCACGCCGCCGGAGAAACTGGCCCTCATGAAGGAGAGGCTGATGCA CTACCTTGACAACAAGAAAGAGCACTGGTACCCCGGCTCCATGGTCGTGCTCCGCGACATCGATGACACCAACAGGCTCAAAATATCCATCTGGTGCCGGCACACCATCAACTTCCAAGACATGGGGATGAGGTTCGACAGGAGGGAGCTCATTCTCCAAGAGATGATGAAGATCTTGAGAGATCTTGACATCGAGTACCGGATGCTGCCGCTCGACATAAATGTTCGCAATGCGCCTCCCATCAATTCCACTAGGATGCCCACGACATGGGCGTTGAATTTTTGA